The genomic window TCACGGGCCGCCACACCTGCCTCGGAGCGAACCCCCCGTACTCGTTCACGAACGCCGGATGGGAGGAGCATACCTGGAGGATCTGGGAGGCATAGTCCTCCCAGTCGGTGGTGATGTAGAGGTAGGCGCCCTCCTTCATGAAGGGATGAAGGATGTCGAGGAACGGGGACTGGATCATCCTCCGCTTGTGGTGCTTCCGCTTAGGCCAGGGGTCGGGGAAAAAGATGTGTACCCCGTCGAAGGAGTCCGGGAGGAGGAGCTGTTCGAAGACGAGGAACACGTCCGCCTGCACCACCCTCAGGTTGTCGAGTCCCTTCGTATGGATTTCCCTCAGCACCTTCCCCACTCCGGGGGAATGGATCTCCACCCCCAGGAAGCCCGTCCCGGGAAACCGCTCCGCGAGTGCCACGGTGGCGTCCCCCATGCCGAAACCGATCTCGAGCACGTAGCGATCGAACGGGCGGGGGAAGAGCGACGCCACCGGCCGCCTCCCACCTGTGAGATCCACGGCGTAGAGTGGTTTCAGTGCATCGAGGGCACGCCGTTGTCCTTTCGTGATCCGCCCCTGACGCGGGGCATACGTCCTCACACCCCATCCCGATGTCATGTGCGCAATGGTAGGGGAAAATGAGTCCTCTTGCAAGACTTTAGAGCAGCCTTCCCAGTTGCTGGACGAGGTATTCGGCCTTCTCTTTGAGCCCCACCGAATCGCCGGTGAGGCGGAGGACGTGCGGCCTGTGGGCATCGAGGCGTATCCTCCCCTTGCCTTCCCGTATGAGCCTGAGCACCTTGTCCGGGGAAAGGAGGGAGACCTTGCCGAACTCCACCTCCACCTCTCCCTTTCGTTCCCTGATGGCGCGGATG from Spirochaeta thermophila DSM 6192 includes these protein-coding regions:
- the trmB gene encoding tRNA (guanosine(46)-N7)-methyltransferase TrmB translates to MTSGWGVRTYAPRQGRITKGQRRALDALKPLYAVDLTGGRRPVASLFPRPFDRYVLEIGFGMGDATVALAERFPGTGFLGVEIHSPGVGKVLREIHTKGLDNLRVVQADVFLVFEQLLLPDSFDGVHIFFPDPWPKRKHHKRRMIQSPFLDILHPFMKEGAYLYITTDWEDYASQILQVCSSHPAFVNEYGGFAPRQVWRPVTKYERKGAREHHPIWEVFLFKRTSSPG